A region of Paractinoplanes abujensis DNA encodes the following proteins:
- a CDS encoding NADP-dependent oxidoreductase codes for MRAVRFHRYGEPGVLTLEDVAEPHAGPGEVRIRVVATSVNPIDWKVRAGHLAAAIPTTFPAIPGADAAGVVDEVGDQVTGVGAGDRVFGLTRAGAAEFAVLPFSARLPGPWSFEQGAAAGLVSVTAMAGLEALGDLDGRTLLVEGAAGGVGSAAVQIALARGARVVGRARAEHHDYLRTLGAVPVAYGETPGGIELALDTAGAGTLAELVALTGNAARVATVADYNAATLGVTLVEPLARASAHLAEVSWLGQAGDYTPRVEASYPLEKIADAHAHAERGHSQGKIVVVV; via the coding sequence GTGCGGGCGGTACGTTTTCACCGGTACGGCGAACCGGGCGTGCTCACGCTCGAGGACGTGGCGGAACCCCACGCCGGTCCCGGCGAGGTGCGCATCAGAGTGGTCGCGACGAGCGTCAACCCGATCGACTGGAAGGTTCGGGCCGGGCATCTGGCGGCGGCGATCCCGACCACGTTCCCGGCGATCCCGGGCGCCGACGCGGCGGGAGTGGTCGACGAGGTCGGCGACCAGGTGACCGGGGTGGGGGCCGGTGACCGCGTGTTCGGGCTGACCCGCGCCGGGGCGGCCGAGTTCGCTGTGCTGCCGTTCTCGGCCCGGCTGCCCGGCCCGTGGTCGTTCGAGCAGGGCGCCGCGGCGGGGCTGGTGTCGGTCACGGCGATGGCCGGGCTCGAGGCCCTGGGTGACCTCGACGGCCGTACGCTCCTGGTCGAAGGCGCGGCCGGTGGCGTCGGATCGGCCGCCGTGCAGATCGCGCTGGCCCGGGGCGCCCGGGTCGTCGGCCGGGCCCGCGCCGAGCACCACGACTACCTGCGCACGCTGGGCGCCGTGCCGGTCGCGTACGGGGAGACGCCCGGCGGGATCGAGCTGGCCCTGGACACCGCGGGCGCGGGCACACTGGCCGAGCTCGTCGCCCTGACCGGGAACGCGGCCCGAGTCGCGACGGTGGCCGACTACAACGCGGCCACCCTGGGGGTCACGCTGGTCGAGCCGCTGGCGCGGGCCTCCGCCCATCTGGCCGAGGTGTCGTGGCTGGGCCAGGCCGGCGACTACACGCCCCGCGTCGAGGCGAGCTACCCGCTGGAGAAGATCGCCGACGCCCACGCCCACGCCGAGCGGGGCCACAGCCAGGGCAAGATCGTGGTGGTCGTATAG
- a CDS encoding Dabb family protein: protein MIYHHFRSVLKAGVTEAQQAELLESLRHQGREIAAVKHYLVGREIGGDFDWGATFVFDDLDGYWSYLMHPAHLRSDEIGLPLVEKFLTYDTTDDPDPEFGIKVAALHQRRYAELPALARLVRDLPEFTGSGLEG from the coding sequence ATGATCTATCACCACTTCCGGAGCGTGCTGAAGGCCGGCGTCACCGAGGCGCAGCAGGCCGAACTGCTCGAAAGCCTGCGCCACCAGGGCCGCGAGATCGCCGCCGTCAAGCACTACCTGGTCGGCCGGGAGATCGGGGGCGACTTCGACTGGGGTGCCACGTTCGTCTTCGACGACCTCGACGGCTACTGGTCGTACCTGATGCACCCGGCGCACCTGCGCTCCGACGAGATCGGGCTGCCGCTGGTCGAGAAGTTCCTGACGTACGACACCACCGACGACCCGGATCCCGAGTTCGGCATCAAGGTCGCGGCCCTGCATCAGCGGCGTTACGCCGAGCTGCCGGCGCTGGCCCGGCTCGTCCGGGACCTGCCCGAGTTCACCGGCTCCGGGCTGGAGGGCTGA
- a CDS encoding Cmx/CmrA family chloramphenicol efflux MFS transporter, protein MPFALYLLALAVFVMGTSEFMLAGLLPAIAADLEVTVGTAGLLTSAFAAGMVVGAPATAAFARRWPPRLTLVACLFVFAGCHVAGALTPAFPILLATRVVAALANAGFLAVALSTATALVPPGRKGRALAVVLSGTTIATVAGVPAGALLGTGLGWRATFWAVALLCVPAAFGISRRPAGADDGSAPDLADEVRQLGSPRLVLALLLAALVNGGTFAAFTFLAPVATGVAGLGEAWIAVVLVLFGAGSFLGVVIAGRLSDRRPGLVIGVGGPLLAAGWSALALTAAHPAVFLTLALTQGGLSFAVGSTLITRVLYAATGAPTMGGAYATAALNAGAAAGPALAAAVLATGAGVTAPVWVAVALTAAALAVKFAPWWTGSRRPDPIKRPRL, encoded by the coding sequence ATGCCCTTCGCCCTCTATCTGCTCGCCCTGGCCGTCTTCGTCATGGGCACCTCGGAATTCATGCTCGCGGGCCTGCTGCCCGCCATCGCCGCCGACCTCGAAGTCACCGTCGGCACCGCAGGCCTGCTCACCTCGGCCTTCGCCGCCGGCATGGTGGTCGGCGCACCCGCCACCGCCGCCTTCGCGCGCCGCTGGCCGCCCCGGCTCACCCTGGTGGCGTGCCTCTTCGTGTTCGCGGGGTGTCACGTCGCCGGCGCGCTCACCCCGGCGTTCCCGATTCTGCTGGCCACACGAGTCGTGGCCGCGCTGGCCAACGCGGGCTTCCTCGCGGTCGCGCTGAGCACGGCCACCGCCCTCGTGCCACCCGGCCGGAAGGGACGCGCCCTGGCCGTGGTGCTCTCGGGCACCACGATCGCCACCGTCGCCGGGGTGCCGGCCGGTGCGCTGCTCGGCACCGGCCTGGGCTGGCGCGCCACGTTCTGGGCGGTCGCCCTGCTGTGTGTGCCCGCCGCCTTCGGCATCTCCCGGCGGCCGGCCGGCGCGGACGACGGGTCCGCGCCGGACCTGGCCGACGAGGTCCGCCAGTTGGGCTCGCCCCGGCTCGTCCTGGCGCTGCTGCTCGCCGCGCTGGTCAACGGCGGCACTTTCGCCGCCTTCACGTTCCTGGCGCCGGTCGCGACCGGGGTCGCCGGGCTGGGCGAAGCCTGGATCGCCGTCGTGCTGGTGCTGTTCGGCGCCGGATCGTTCCTCGGTGTGGTGATCGCCGGTCGGCTGTCGGACCGGCGGCCCGGTCTCGTGATCGGGGTGGGCGGCCCGCTGCTGGCGGCCGGTTGGAGCGCGCTGGCCCTGACGGCGGCGCATCCGGCGGTTTTCCTCACCCTGGCCCTCACGCAGGGTGGGCTGAGCTTCGCGGTCGGCAGCACACTGATCACCCGAGTCCTGTACGCCGCCACGGGCGCGCCGACGATGGGCGGGGCGTACGCGACGGCCGCGCTCAACGCCGGCGCCGCCGCCGGGCCGGCGCTCGCGGCGGCCGTGCTCGCGACCGGCGCCGGGGTGACCGCTCCCGTCTGGGTCGCCGTGGCGCTGACCGCCGCAGCCCTCGCGGTGAAATTTGCTCCCTGGTGGACAGGGAGCCGCCGGCCGGACCCGATCAAGCGGCCGCGGCTATAG
- a CDS encoding calcium-binding protein, translating to MRKAWFAGAGVAVLAAVGVGVVVLPADAATVPGIASIAGTLVQYKAAEMQAAKTSNNVVVTRSGRTVTVDDVVAIKAGTGCVLVSGDKTKARCTTKAAPTRVAIYTYEGNDTIVNKSDLSMTAYGGYGSDRITGGPKADILEGDPITGGPAGNDAVWGLGGNDRLQGGGGNDALSGGDGNDAIFGEHGVGGEPGTGADRLYGGNGNDSLRGGPAGDHLYGGPGNDSLYGERGRDLLDAGSGDDWLSGEFVAAEIDRDVMRGGPGRDHVDYSSHVKAVTVDLDGVADDGQAGERDLVGADVETLEGGRGNDVLTGNAAANVISGGEGNDVIRGGAGRDDLSGDQGRDKLYGEAGDDLLRGWDIFDKATTDVVDGGANTTADGDECGHDPGDTLVGCERLLS from the coding sequence GTGCGAAAAGCTTGGTTTGCGGGGGCCGGAGTGGCAGTGCTGGCCGCGGTGGGGGTCGGGGTGGTCGTGCTGCCGGCCGACGCCGCGACGGTGCCGGGGATCGCGTCGATCGCGGGCACGCTGGTGCAGTACAAGGCGGCCGAGATGCAGGCCGCCAAGACCAGCAACAATGTGGTCGTCACGCGTTCGGGGCGGACGGTCACCGTCGACGACGTGGTCGCGATCAAGGCCGGCACCGGGTGCGTGCTGGTCAGCGGGGACAAGACCAAGGCCCGGTGCACCACGAAGGCCGCGCCGACCCGGGTCGCGATCTACACGTACGAGGGCAACGACACCATCGTCAACAAGAGCGACCTGTCGATGACCGCGTACGGGGGATACGGCAGCGACCGGATCACCGGCGGGCCCAAGGCGGACATCCTCGAGGGCGACCCGATCACCGGCGGGCCGGCCGGCAACGACGCCGTCTGGGGGCTCGGCGGCAACGACCGGCTGCAGGGCGGCGGCGGCAACGACGCGCTCTCGGGCGGCGACGGCAACGACGCGATCTTCGGCGAGCACGGTGTGGGCGGCGAGCCGGGCACGGGCGCCGACCGGCTCTACGGCGGCAACGGCAACGATTCGCTGCGCGGCGGCCCCGCGGGCGACCACCTGTACGGCGGGCCGGGCAACGACAGCCTGTACGGCGAGCGCGGCCGCGACCTGCTCGACGCGGGCAGCGGCGACGACTGGCTGAGCGGCGAGTTCGTCGCGGCCGAGATCGACCGGGACGTCATGCGGGGCGGCCCGGGCCGTGATCACGTCGACTACTCGAGCCACGTCAAGGCGGTGACCGTCGACCTGGACGGGGTGGCCGACGACGGGCAGGCCGGCGAGCGCGACCTGGTGGGGGCCGACGTCGAGACCCTCGAGGGCGGACGCGGCAACGACGTGCTGACCGGCAACGCCGCGGCCAACGTGATCTCGGGCGGCGAGGGCAACGACGTGATCCGCGGCGGCGCGGGCCGCGACGACCTGAGCGGTGACCAGGGTCGCGACAAGCTCTACGGCGAGGCCGGCGACGACCTGCTGCGCGGCTGGGACATCTTCGACAAAGCCACCACCGACGTGGTCGACGGCGGCGCGAACACCACGGCCGACGGCGACGAGTGCGGCCACGACCCCGGCGACACGCTGGTCGGCTGCGAGCGCTTGCTCTCCTGA